The Oscillospiraceae bacterium genome contains the following window.
TCATAGATGTAAACTCTTGCCATGGCTTATGCCTCCTTACATTCGCGGCAAAGCCCCTGCGCAGCCAGACGCAGGCTTTCCCATGTGTCGGCGTCCACGATGCCAAGCGTCTGCAGCCCGGCGGTCAGCTGGTAGCTTTCCAGCGCGGACGCAGTTTCCGGCCCAAGGATGCCTGTCTCGGGTACAAAATCGGCGGTCTGGTTGGCGGCGGCAATGATGTTCAACCAACGCTGCACCTGCAGTACGGCAGGTGCAGCACTGCCCAGCGCCAACGCCCCGGCGGGCCATACGCCACCGGGCTTGGGGCTGGCTCCGGCGGGGTTGGCAGCCAGCAGCCGCTCGGCGGCCTCGCGCAGCACCGTCCAGTCCGCGGCGGTCACAATGCCTGTCTCGGTCAGCCCGAAATACCGTTGGGCACTGCGCACGGCGGTCTCCAGCGCAGGGTCAAAGGTGCTGGTCGGCGTGTCGCTCTCAGGCAGGTTGATCTCGGGAATCCACTGGCCCAGAAATAGCAGCATCCGGCTCAGTCGCAGCACCTCTGCGCCGCTGTCACCGGGGCGCAGCGCAGCGGCAGGGGCAGGCAGCCGGATCATGCGCACCACGGGGCCGCTGCTGTCCAGTGCTGCGGCGGCATCATACAGGCTTTGCCATGTCAGCCGCCCCACCACACCGTCCACAGGCAGCCCGGCCCGCGCTTGCCATGCCCTGACGGCCCGCGCTGTTGCTGCGCCGAAGCGCCCATCCACTGTCACGGTTGGAATATCGCTGTAGTAGGCAGCGAGCCGGCGCAGATAATACTGCACAGCCCGCACGGCGGTCCCGCTGCTGCCCTCCCGCGTGGTGACCGTGAACTGCCCCGGGGCAATGTCTGCGTCCACGAGCCTGTTTGCGACCGCCAAGCCGACCTCCTTCAGCTTGTTCCATGTCGCACGGCCCACTGTGCCATCGGCCGTCAGCCCGAAAACACTCTGAAACGCCTGCACAGCGCTGACGGTGGCGGCGCCGAAGCTGCCGTCCACCGCTATGGTGTGCAGTGCGCGGTAGTTGTCCGCAGCCAGCCGCAGCCAGAACTGCACCAGCCGCACCTCCATGCCCTTGTCGCCCCGCCGCAGCACTGTGCCGGGCCATGCGGTGCCGCCAAGGTCGCTCTGCGCGTCCACCCAAGCGGCGTAAAGTGCATTCCAGGTGCGCTGCCCGACTGCGCCGTCCGCCGTCAGGCCCTGTTTTTTCTGGAACGCCTGCACGGCGCGCTCGGTCGCTGCCCCGTAGCGGCCGTCCACCGTGACGCGCGGCAGCGCGGAATCAAACTGTGCAAGATCGGAAAGCCAGAACTGCACCTGCTCCACGGCGCTGCCGCTCGACCCGCGCCGCAGGACTGTGCCCGGCCAACCGCCGGTGGTCTGCGTGCCCTCGGCGGTCTCGCCCTCGCTGGTCAGCTCGGCAAGATCCTTGACGCTCACATAGATAAAGCTGATTTTATACCAGGTGGCACGGCCCACCACGCCATCGGCGGTCAGACCGAACTGCTTCTGAAAGCGCTTG
Protein-coding sequences here:
- a CDS encoding peptidoglycan-binding protein, with product MERLTAELFNTYVQRSGDAEPYYTEYCDGRTVTCPGMKQWGTVERAKEGKNALQILRYYYGKRVQLVTTDHIASIPSSYPGSPLRRGSSGTNVRILQKQLSRIAKDYPSFGKPVVNGVFDEATERSVKRFQKQFGLTADGVVGRATWYKISFIYVSVKDLAELTSEGETAEGTQTTGGWPGTVLRRGSSGSAVEQVQFWLSDLAQFDSALPRVTVDGRYGAATERAVQAFQKKQGLTADGAVGQRTWNALYAAWVDAQSDLGGTAWPGTVLRRGDKGMEVRLVQFWLRLAADNYRALHTIAVDGSFGAATVSAVQAFQSVFGLTADGTVGRATWNKLKEVGLAVANRLVDADIAPGQFTVTTREGSSGTAVRAVQYYLRRLAAYYSDIPTVTVDGRFGAATARAVRAWQARAGLPVDGVVGRLTWQSLYDAAAALDSSGPVVRMIRLPAPAAALRPGDSGAEVLRLSRMLLFLGQWIPEINLPESDTPTSTFDPALETAVRSAQRYFGLTETGIVTAADWTVLREAAERLLAANPAGASPKPGGVWPAGALALGSAAPAVLQVQRWLNIIAAANQTADFVPETGILGPETASALESYQLTAGLQTLGIVDADTWESLRLAAQGLCRECKEA